Proteins found in one Orcinus orca chromosome 11, mOrcOrc1.1, whole genome shotgun sequence genomic segment:
- the AMIGO2 gene encoding amphoterin-induced protein 2 translates to MSLRLHALPTLPGVVRPGCRELLCLLVITVTASRGASGVCPTACICATDIVSCTNKNLSKVPGNLFRLIKRLDLSYNRIGLLDSEWIPVSFVKLNTLIIRHNNITSISTDSFSSTPNLKCLDLSSNKLKTVKSAVFQELKVLEVLLLYNNHISYLDPSAFGGLSQLQKLYLSGNFLTQFPMDLYVGRFKLAELMFLDVSYNRIPSLPMHHINLVPGRQLRGIYLHGNPFVCDCSLYSLLTFWYRRHFSSVMDFKNDYTCRLWSDARHFHQVLLLQDSFMNCSDSIINGSFRALGFIHEAQVGERLIVHCDSKTGNVNTDFMWVGPDNRVLEPDKEIENFHIFPNGSLVIESPRFEDAGVYSCVAMNRQRLLNETVDITINVSNFTVNRSHAHEAFNTAFTTLAACVASIVLVLLYLYLTPCPCKCKPKRRKNMLNQSNAHASILTSGPESDAPADERKAGAGKRVVFLEPLKDTATGQNGKVRLFPSETVIAEGILKSTRVKSDSDSVNSVFSDTPFVAST, encoded by the coding sequence ATGTCTTTACGTTTACACGCACTGCCCACCCTGCCTGGAGTTGTCAGACCGGGCTGCAGGGAACTGCTGTGTTTGTTGGTGATCACGGTGACTGCGAGCCGTGGGGCCTCCGGGGTGTGCCCCACCGCTTGCATCTGTGCCACTGACATCGTCAGCTGCACCAACAAAAACCTGTCCAAGGTGCCTGGGAACCTTTTCAGACTGATCAAGAGACTGGATCTGAGTTATAACAGAATCGGGCTCCTGGATTCTGAGTGGATTCCGGTGTCGTTTGTAAAGCTGAACACCCTCATTATTCGGCATAACAACATCACGAGCATTTCTACGGACAGTTTTTCCAGCACGCCAAATCTTAAGTGTCTCGACTTATCGTCCAACAAGCTGAAGACTGTGAAAAGTGCAGTGTTCCAGGAGTTGAAGGTTCTGGAAGTGCTCCTCCTTTACAACAATCACATTTCCTATCTCGACCCTTCAGCGTTTGGAGGGCTCTCCCAACTGCAGAAACTCTACTTAAGTGGAAACTTTCTCACGCAGTTTCCCATGGATTTGTACGTTGGAAGGTTCAAGCTGGCAGAACTGATGTTTCTAGATGTTTCTTATAACCGGATCCCCTCCCTGCCGATGCATCATATAAATTTAGTGCCAGGAAGGCAGCTGAGAGGCATCTACCTTCATGGAAACCCATTTGTCTGTGACTGTTCCCTTTACTCGTTGCTGACCTTTTGGTATCGTAGGCACTTCAGCTCAGTGATGGATTTTAAGAATGATTATACCTGTCGCTTGTGGTCTGACGCTAGGCACTTCCATCAGGTGCTTCTGCTCCAGGATAGCTTTATGAACTGCTCTGACAGTATCATCAATGGTTCCTTCCGTGCCCTTGGCTTTATTCATGAGGCTCAAGTGGGGGAAAGGCTGATTGTCCACTGTGATAGCAAGACTGGTAACGTGAATACCGATTTCATGTGGGTCGGTCCAGATAACAGAGTGCTGGAGCCcgataaagagatagaaaactttCACATATTTCCCAATGGAAGTCTGGTTATAGAAAGCCCTCGTTTTGAGGATGCTGGAGTGTATTCCTGTGTTGCAATGAATCGGCAACGTCTGTTAAATGAAACTGTGGATATCACAATAAACGTGAGCAATTTTACCGTAAACAGATCCCATGCTCACGAGGCATTTAACACGGCTTTTACCACTCTTGCAGCCTGTGTGGCCAGCATTGTTTTGGTACTTCTGTACCTCTATCTGACACCGTGTCCCTGCAAATGTAAACCCAAGAGACGAAAAAATATGCTAAACCAAAGCAATGCCCATGCATCTATTCTCACTTCTGGCCCTGAAAGCGATGCCCCCGCCGATGAACggaaggcaggggctgggaaaAGAGTGGTGTTTTTGGAACCCCTGAAGGATACTGCAACAGGGCAGAATGGGAAAGTCAGGCTCTTTCCCAGTGAAACGGTCATAGCTGAGGGCATCTTAAAGTCCACGAGGGTGAAATCTGACTCAGATTCAGTCAATTCAGTGTTTTCAGACACACCCTTTGTGGCGTCCACTTAA